From Ignavibacteriales bacterium, a single genomic window includes:
- the hflX gene encoding GTPase HflX — translation MIELEKEGGKERCILVGVSTRAVGREETEEYLDELALLADTAGAEVFARISQDRDRIDAATFIGKGKVEEIQKLVEEQKIQLVIFDDDLNAVQVRNLEKILECKVLDRSGLILDIFVTRAKSNEARTQVELAQLQYFLPRLTRQWTHLSKQFGGIGTKGPGETQIETDRRMIRSRISHLKEKLERIAQQRVTQRKGRLHHTRAALVGYTNAGKSTLLNLLSGSEVFVEDRLFATLDPTTRVVQLSPSNQMLMTDTVGFIRKLPHHLVASFKSTLEEITEADLLLHVIDVSAKTFEDQIKVVNETLAELGADERPTLLVFNKIDLLTDRTVLQALSAEYPNSVFISAARGINILGLKDAVLQLLESEFVEELVRIPQDQQKLISQLHSAGEVLDRSYEDNDVILRMRIRRRDKTRIENLIHQK, via the coding sequence ATGATAGAACTGGAAAAAGAAGGTGGTAAAGAACGGTGTATTCTCGTCGGCGTTTCCACTCGGGCCGTCGGCCGCGAAGAGACCGAAGAATACCTTGACGAGCTGGCGTTACTTGCAGACACAGCCGGCGCCGAAGTGTTCGCCCGCATTAGTCAGGACCGCGACCGGATCGACGCTGCGACCTTCATAGGAAAAGGGAAAGTCGAAGAAATCCAGAAACTGGTCGAAGAACAGAAGATCCAACTCGTCATCTTCGACGACGATCTGAACGCTGTGCAGGTCAGAAACCTGGAGAAGATCCTGGAATGCAAGGTGCTCGATCGGAGCGGACTGATTCTTGACATTTTTGTTACTCGGGCAAAATCGAATGAGGCCAGGACGCAGGTGGAGCTTGCTCAACTTCAGTATTTTCTCCCCCGCCTCACACGCCAATGGACTCACCTCTCGAAGCAGTTCGGCGGTATTGGAACGAAAGGCCCGGGTGAAACGCAGATCGAGACCGACCGGCGGATGATCCGCTCACGCATCAGTCACCTCAAGGAAAAACTGGAGCGTATCGCCCAACAGCGCGTGACCCAGCGAAAAGGCCGGCTCCATCATACACGCGCAGCGCTCGTCGGTTACACCAATGCGGGGAAATCGACCCTCTTGAATCTTCTGTCAGGATCTGAGGTTTTCGTAGAAGACCGCCTGTTCGCCACACTGGATCCGACCACGCGCGTCGTCCAGCTCAGCCCCTCGAATCAGATGCTCATGACGGACACCGTCGGGTTCATCCGCAAACTCCCTCACCATCTCGTGGCATCGTTCAAGAGCACACTGGAAGAGATCACGGAAGCCGATCTGTTGCTCCACGTCATCGACGTTTCGGCCAAGACATTCGAAGACCAGATCAAAGTGGTCAACGAGACACTCGCCGAACTTGGCGCGGACGAGAGACCAACCCTGTTGGTGTTCAACAAGATCGACCTGCTGACGGACAGGACAGTTCTTCAGGCGTTGTCTGCCGAATATCCAAACAGTGTTTTCATATCGGCCGCGCGCGGTATCAATATCCTGGGACTGAAGGATGCGGTGCTCCAACTGCTCGAGTCCGAATTTGTCGAGGAGCTTGTGCGAATTCCGCAGGACCAGCAGAAACTGATATCCCAGCTCCACTCAGCCGGGGAAGTGCTGGACAGGAGCTACGAAGATAATGATGTGATCTTACGGATGAGGATTCGACGGAGGGACAAGACCCGGATCGAGAACCTCATCCATCAAAAATAA
- a CDS encoding MBL fold metallo-hydrolase codes for MNHQHIHWLGHASFRIEDGATQIYIDPWKLKENVPKADIIFITHAHFDHFSKEDISKISKAETAFLAPKDVAYQIKGTVIAVSPGEIYNIGELKIRTVPAYNIGKQFHPKQSNWVGYVIALSTGQKIYHSGDSDFTPEMKRVVTDFALLPIGGTYTMTAHEAADAANAFKPHTVIPMHWVDVVGGLQDAEEFKRIFAGQTVIKSPER; via the coding sequence ATGAATCATCAACACATTCACTGGCTGGGGCACGCGTCGTTCCGGATCGAAGACGGCGCGACGCAGATCTACATTGATCCCTGGAAGTTGAAAGAGAACGTGCCGAAGGCGGACATCATTTTCATCACCCACGCCCATTTCGATCACTTTTCCAAAGAAGATATCTCGAAAATCAGCAAGGCGGAGACCGCATTCCTCGCTCCCAAAGACGTCGCGTACCAGATCAAAGGGACAGTGATTGCTGTTTCTCCGGGCGAGATCTACAACATCGGCGAGCTTAAAATCCGGACGGTTCCTGCATACAACATCGGCAAACAGTTTCATCCGAAACAAAGCAACTGGGTTGGCTATGTGATTGCGTTGTCGACAGGACAGAAGATTTATCACAGCGGCGATTCGGATTTCACGCCCGAGATGAAGAGGGTCGTGACCGACTTTGCTCTCCTGCCGATCGGAGGGACGTATACGATGACTGCCCACGAAGCCGCAGACGCAGCGAACGCCTTCAAACCGCATACAGTTATTCCCATGCATTGGGTGGATGTCGTCGGCGGGTTGCAGGATGCGGAAGAGTTCAAGCGGATTTTCGCGGGCCAGACGGTCATCAAGTCGCCTGAGAGATAG
- a CDS encoding adenosine deaminase, whose protein sequence is MKYTKEFLRQVPKVLLHDHLDGGLRPQTVIDLAKETKYDKLPTTDPGELAEWFYRGATRGSLPLFLEGFEHTSGVMQTEESLERVAYEMVEDMKKDGVVYVETRFAPVFHRQKGLHNETVVRSVLKGLERGKSDFGVDYGLILCAMRNMEPHFSDEIAELAVDFRDRGVVGFDLAGEEGGYPPKKHVDAFHYIQRENFNITIHAGEAFGKESIWQAIQWCGAHRIGHATRLIEDMKVKDGEVLNMGRLAQYVLDKRLPLEMCLTSNVHTGAVKSIKEHPFGIYYRYKFRVTLNTDDRLMSNITLTDEYQTAADVFDLKLDDLEKLTINAMKSAFMPYKRRIAVIYDKIKPGFAAARERLAKGAV, encoded by the coding sequence ATGAAATACACGAAAGAGTTCCTGCGTCAGGTTCCCAAAGTCCTCCTGCACGATCATCTTGACGGAGGTCTTCGCCCGCAGACCGTGATAGATCTGGCGAAGGAGACCAAGTACGACAAACTTCCCACGACGGATCCGGGTGAGTTGGCCGAGTGGTTTTACCGCGGAGCGACCCGGGGGAGCCTTCCGCTCTTCCTCGAAGGATTTGAGCATACGAGCGGTGTAATGCAGACCGAGGAATCGCTGGAGCGGGTGGCGTATGAAATGGTTGAAGACATGAAGAAGGACGGCGTGGTGTACGTGGAGACTAGATTTGCTCCGGTTTTCCACAGGCAAAAAGGACTGCACAATGAAACTGTGGTCCGTTCCGTGCTCAAGGGGCTTGAGCGGGGGAAGAGCGATTTCGGTGTCGACTACGGACTCATTCTCTGTGCGATGCGGAACATGGAGCCGCATTTCTCAGACGAAATCGCCGAGCTTGCGGTGGATTTCCGTGATCGAGGAGTCGTGGGCTTCGACCTCGCGGGTGAGGAAGGGGGCTATCCTCCCAAGAAACACGTTGACGCCTTTCACTACATTCAGCGTGAGAACTTCAATATTACAATCCATGCCGGGGAGGCGTTCGGCAAAGAATCGATCTGGCAGGCCATTCAATGGTGCGGCGCGCATCGCATCGGCCACGCTACCAGGCTGATTGAGGATATGAAGGTGAAGGATGGCGAGGTGCTCAATATGGGTAGATTGGCGCAATACGTCCTCGACAAGCGCCTCCCGCTCGAAATGTGCCTCACCAGCAATGTCCATACCGGTGCGGTCAAGAGCATAAAAGAGCATCCTTTCGGAATCTACTACCGGTATAAGTTCAGAGTGACGCTCAATACGGACGACCGGCTCATGAGCAACATCACGCTGACAGACGAATATCAGACCGCTGCGGACGTTTTCGACCTGAAGCTCGACGATCTCGAAAAACTGACGATCAACGCCATGAAGAGCGCATTCATGCCGTACAAGCGCCGGATCGCCGTTATCTATGACAAGATCAAACCCGGGTTCGCCGCTGCGAGAGAGCGATTGGCGAAGGGAGCTGTCTAG
- the hutH gene encoding histidine ammonia-lyase, producing MKTFFLDGNSLTIPLLDEIARQNVRVELTPGAKRRVVAARRLIDEWVDSDRTVYGVTTGFGEFSNVRIDLKDIEQLQENLILSHAAGAGEPLPPEVVRAMMVLRANALAKGHSGARLETVEMVLEMLRRGITPVVPSQGSVGASGDLVQLAHLVLAMMGKGKVWLENDHSQAPTWTDRSRKTVSASHALASVGLKPIRLAAKEGLALINGTQMMTAFAALAVHQAMALCKLADVVAGMSVEALRGSDTPFDPRIHKLRPYKGQIAVARSMRRLMKKSEIRGSHRYNDPRVQDAYSIRCIPQVHGASRDAIGYVYGVITTEINSANDNPLIFPSDKAHLEGGNFHGQPIALAMDFLAIALAELANISERRTERLVNGSLSGLPRFLTEKGGLNSGYMIAQYTAASLVSENKVLCHPASVDSIPTSANQEDHNSMGSIGAQKAWRVLKNAQTVLAIEMLCASQGLDFTRKIEGGRTIKAGEGVEAAYRFVRSHIDHLERDRVLHTDIQKALELVRNNAVLNRVEQRIGSLD from the coding sequence ATGAAGACGTTTTTTCTCGACGGCAACTCACTGACGATTCCGCTTCTCGATGAAATCGCGCGCCAGAACGTGCGCGTCGAGTTGACGCCGGGTGCGAAGAGAAGAGTTGTGGCGGCACGACGGCTCATTGATGAGTGGGTTGATTCCGATCGCACGGTCTATGGCGTCACGACCGGCTTCGGAGAATTCAGCAATGTTCGGATCGACCTGAAAGACATCGAACAGCTCCAGGAAAATCTGATTCTCAGTCACGCGGCAGGAGCCGGCGAACCGCTTCCGCCGGAAGTGGTGAGGGCCATGATGGTTCTTCGGGCGAACGCCTTGGCGAAGGGGCATTCAGGAGCGCGGCTCGAAACGGTAGAGATGGTGCTCGAGATGCTGCGGCGGGGAATCACACCTGTCGTGCCGTCCCAGGGATCCGTCGGAGCAAGCGGAGACCTTGTCCAGCTTGCCCACCTTGTTCTTGCGATGATGGGGAAAGGGAAGGTATGGCTCGAGAACGATCATTCCCAGGCGCCCACCTGGACAGACCGGTCGCGTAAAACGGTTTCGGCATCCCATGCCCTTGCAAGTGTTGGACTCAAACCAATCCGACTTGCTGCCAAGGAAGGCCTCGCGCTGATCAATGGGACGCAAATGATGACGGCGTTTGCCGCTCTCGCTGTGCATCAGGCGATGGCGCTCTGCAAGCTTGCCGATGTGGTGGCGGGAATGAGCGTCGAAGCCCTGCGCGGCAGTGACACTCCATTCGACCCGAGGATTCACAAGCTCAGACCCTATAAAGGTCAGATCGCTGTGGCCCGGAGCATGAGACGCTTGATGAAGAAAAGTGAAATCCGGGGCTCGCACCGGTACAACGATCCAAGAGTCCAGGACGCTTATTCGATTCGCTGCATCCCGCAAGTCCACGGAGCATCGAGAGACGCGATCGGGTATGTGTATGGCGTGATCACCACCGAAATAAACTCCGCCAACGACAACCCGCTCATCTTTCCTTCCGACAAGGCTCATCTCGAAGGGGGGAATTTCCACGGTCAGCCCATAGCGCTCGCCATGGACTTTCTTGCCATCGCCCTGGCAGAGCTTGCGAATATTTCTGAACGTCGCACCGAGAGGCTCGTCAATGGTTCGCTCAGCGGACTCCCGCGCTTCCTCACGGAAAAAGGGGGACTGAACTCGGGATACATGATCGCCCAATATACCGCCGCATCCCTTGTATCAGAGAACAAGGTCCTTTGCCATCCAGCGAGCGTCGATTCAATCCCGACGTCTGCAAACCAGGAAGATCACAACAGCATGGGTTCCATCGGGGCGCAGAAGGCGTGGAGGGTGCTCAAGAATGCCCAGACTGTGCTCGCAATCGAAATGTTGTGCGCAAGCCAGGGGCTCGACTTCACGCGGAAGATCGAGGGAGGCCGAACCATCAAGGCGGGGGAAGGCGTGGAGGCAGCGTACCGGTTTGTTCGTTCGCATATCGATCATCTGGAACGAGACAGAGTGTTGCACACGGATATTCAAAAGGCTCTTGAGCTGGTGCGGAACAATGCGGTGTTGAACCGTGTTGAGCAGAGAATCGGTTCTTTGGACTAG
- a CDS encoding response regulator produces the protein MPMIDFSDESRYYLARFLWGLYDLIGSPLSGRIDFPVKSWAATVNRGFRLYPINGDPDIMDEQKIRVLLADDEDALRTTIAAWLSDEGFDVEQAADGLEAIKLVQTKDFDIALLDIKMPGVNGLEVLRFITKNSPTTDAVMMTAMSDVNMAVEAMKLGSKEYLTKPIDLDQLVPQLHLLISKRDAEQRIRQLQSEHTSRLLYDLHNPISGLRQSIGYLVKEMAGPVSEHQKELLGYMTNSIDRVIGLLTDMMDLTKLEAGRVRLNKGISEVSDLVQEAAQEFHVPLQANKVTIDIHPEPDVPAIEFDRQKIHQVLQNLLSNAVRTTPGQGVVVIHIRKIAMVMEEGQQPADYVMVSVFNSGPGIPQEELAGLFDRYRNVTNPKDDQKTNLGLIICQRILEAHSGRIWVESETDKGATFYFALPIR, from the coding sequence ATGCCGATGATTGACTTTTCTGACGAATCTCGTTATTATCTCGCGAGATTTCTTTGGGGTTTGTACGACCTCATCGGCTCCCCACTCTCCGGCCGCATTGACTTCCCTGTGAAGTCCTGGGCAGCGACAGTCAACAGGGGCTTCAGGCTTTACCCAATAAACGGCGATCCCGATATCATGGACGAACAGAAAATCCGCGTTTTGCTCGCTGACGACGAAGACGCACTGAGAACAACCATCGCCGCGTGGCTCAGCGACGAAGGATTCGATGTGGAACAGGCGGCGGACGGGCTTGAGGCGATCAAGCTGGTTCAGACCAAGGATTTTGACATAGCCTTGCTCGACATCAAGATGCCGGGCGTGAACGGACTTGAAGTTCTTCGGTTCATCACGAAGAATTCGCCGACCACCGACGCGGTGATGATGACTGCGATGAGCGATGTCAACATGGCGGTCGAAGCCATGAAGCTGGGGTCGAAGGAGTATCTCACCAAACCGATCGATCTCGACCAGCTCGTTCCCCAGCTGCACTTGCTGATAAGCAAACGCGATGCCGAGCAGCGCATCCGGCAGTTGCAGTCCGAACACACCTCAAGGTTGCTTTATGATCTCCATAATCCAATTTCGGGCCTTCGGCAAAGCATCGGATATCTGGTGAAAGAAATGGCTGGACCCGTGAGCGAGCATCAGAAAGAGTTGTTGGGGTACATGACCAACTCGATCGACCGGGTCATAGGCCTTCTCACCGATATGATGGACCTTACGAAGCTGGAAGCAGGAAGAGTGCGGCTCAACAAGGGAATCAGCGAGGTGAGCGACCTCGTCCAGGAGGCTGCGCAGGAGTTCCACGTTCCGCTTCAAGCCAACAAGGTCACCATCGATATTCATCCCGAACCCGATGTTCCGGCAATTGAATTCGATCGACAGAAAATTCACCAGGTCCTGCAAAATCTGTTGAGCAACGCTGTCCGCACGACTCCGGGACAGGGAGTCGTTGTAATCCACATCCGGAAAATTGCCATGGTGATGGAAGAGGGGCAGCAGCCGGCTGACTATGTGATGGTTTCCGTTTTCAACAGCGGTCCCGGCATTCCTCAGGAAGAGCTCGCGGGCCTCTTCGATCGCTATCGGAACGTCACGAACCCAAAAGACGATCAGAAAACGAATCTCGGCCTCATCATCTGCCAGCGTATTCTCGAGGCTCACAGCGGCAGAATCTGGGTCGAGTCGGAAACCGACAAAGGAGCAACGTTCTACTTTGCGCTTCCAATCCGTTAG
- a CDS encoding sigma-54 dependent transcriptional regulator, with the protein MSASKAPTSILAVDDETAILSALKGVLEQEGYEVQTAQDGVTAINCIQSSPFDIVLLDVKMPRVDGIEVLRFIKEHYLDTQVIMLTGMSDVRTAVECMQVGAFHYVTKPYAIDELLTIIKRALERKQLVLQNKALRTELDRHTISSQIVSQSKAFLDILNLAARIAPTDSTVLIQGASGTGKELIANFLHANSARKSAPMLALNCSSIPETLIESEIFGHEKGAFTDASSAKEGLVEISHEGTLFLDEIGEISMMIQPKLLRFLQTGEYRRVGGNKNLKSDVRIISATNKDLLQEVAAGRFREDLLYRLNVITLNLPSLRERKEDIPLLVEHFLKKHFRAKGPKRVDEKALELLVKYDWPGNVRELENVIERAAILSRDELIRVDDLALPIGNRSLIEPLMPIDPGNPRLGSAVPMTEIEKAHIDGVLKSVSWNKNIAAKILGISLKTLYTKIQQYELTKP; encoded by the coding sequence ATGAGCGCATCAAAAGCGCCAACATCAATTCTTGCTGTCGACGACGAAACCGCTATCCTGTCCGCCCTCAAAGGGGTGCTGGAGCAAGAGGGGTATGAGGTTCAAACCGCACAGGATGGTGTCACCGCCATCAATTGTATCCAGTCGTCTCCGTTCGACATCGTGCTGCTCGATGTCAAGATGCCCCGTGTTGATGGCATTGAAGTTCTTCGGTTCATCAAAGAACATTATCTCGACACGCAGGTCATCATGCTGACCGGCATGAGCGATGTCCGGACTGCCGTGGAATGCATGCAGGTAGGAGCCTTCCACTACGTTACCAAGCCCTATGCGATTGATGAATTACTGACAATCATCAAGCGCGCTCTCGAGCGGAAGCAGCTCGTACTCCAGAACAAGGCCCTGCGGACCGAGCTGGACCGGCATACCATTTCTTCGCAGATCGTCAGCCAGAGCAAGGCGTTTCTCGATATTCTGAATCTCGCCGCGCGCATCGCACCGACGGATTCCACCGTCCTCATACAGGGAGCCAGCGGTACCGGCAAAGAACTCATCGCCAATTTTCTCCATGCGAACAGCGCCCGGAAGAGCGCACCGATGTTGGCGCTGAACTGCTCCTCCATACCGGAAACGCTCATCGAAAGTGAGATATTCGGTCATGAGAAGGGCGCATTCACCGACGCAAGCTCCGCGAAAGAGGGATTGGTGGAGATCTCGCACGAGGGAACATTGTTCCTCGACGAAATCGGTGAGATCTCCATGATGATCCAGCCGAAGCTGCTCCGGTTTCTTCAAACCGGTGAGTACCGTCGTGTCGGCGGAAACAAGAACCTGAAATCCGACGTGCGCATCATCTCGGCTACAAACAAGGACCTGCTGCAGGAAGTCGCGGCCGGCCGGTTCCGTGAAGATCTTCTGTACCGGTTGAACGTGATCACGCTCAATCTTCCCTCATTGCGGGAACGTAAGGAGGATATCCCCCTCCTGGTCGAGCATTTTCTGAAGAAGCACTTCCGTGCAAAGGGCCCGAAACGGGTGGATGAAAAGGCCCTGGAATTGCTGGTGAAATATGATTGGCCGGGAAACGTGCGAGAGCTGGAAAACGTCATCGAGCGTGCTGCCATACTTTCACGTGATGAGCTCATCAGAGTGGACGACCTTGCCCTCCCCATCGGCAATCGCTCGTTGATCGAGCCGCTGATGCCGATCGATCCCGGGAACCCCCGGCTCGGGAGCGCCGTCCCGATGACGGAGATCGAGAAAGCTCACATCGACGGCGTACTGAAATCAGTGAGTTGGAACAAGAACATAGCAGCAAAAATCCTCGGCATCAGTCTGAAGACGCTCTATACGAAGATCCAGCAGTACGAACTCACCAAACCCTGA
- the sixA gene encoding phosphohistidine phosphatase SixA has protein sequence MIIYLLRHGDAIDSSRFEDHDRPLSNFGLRQASAVGMYLAGTRAELSLIYCSPLLRARQTAEAVQRQLKPVSVQTTESLLSSSDPKQIVGELRKARQRNVLLVGHEPHLSRTISVLLWEDIRSRVEMRKCSLACISTADPLEEGRGVLQWLLESNHTLKD, from the coding sequence ATGATCATTTATCTGCTTCGCCACGGCGATGCCATTGACTCCTCACGATTCGAAGATCATGATCGGCCATTGAGCAATTTTGGCCTGCGGCAGGCATCCGCAGTCGGCATGTATCTCGCCGGGACACGCGCGGAGTTAAGTCTGATCTATTGCAGTCCGCTGCTGCGGGCACGACAGACAGCGGAGGCCGTCCAGCGGCAGTTGAAACCAGTATCGGTGCAAACGACCGAATCGCTCCTCTCATCCAGCGACCCGAAGCAGATTGTCGGGGAACTTCGAAAAGCCCGACAGCGGAATGTGCTGCTGGTCGGTCACGAACCCCACCTCAGCCGGACCATCTCTGTTCTCCTTTGGGAGGATATCCGGAGCCGGGTTGAGATGAGAAAATGCAGCCTCGCTTGCATTTCCACAGCGGATCCTCTAGAGGAAGGACGCGGTGTCCTCCAGTGGCTTCTTGAATCCAATCACACGCTGAAGGACTGA
- a CDS encoding adenosine-specific kinase — protein sequence MDLKTVTIEKPEATNFILGQSHFIKTVEDIHEAIVQTNSHMKFGLGFCESSGPALVRYTGNDSSLIELAKQNALALSCGHCFILFMENGFPVNILNTIKNIPEVCGIFCATANPVEVIVAETPQGRGILGVIDGVKTKGIETETDIKTRKEFLRTIGYKL from the coding sequence ATGGATTTGAAAACCGTCACCATCGAAAAACCGGAAGCGACAAATTTCATTCTGGGGCAATCGCATTTTATCAAGACGGTCGAGGACATTCATGAGGCTATCGTTCAGACGAACTCACACATGAAGTTCGGACTTGGATTCTGCGAATCGTCCGGCCCAGCCCTTGTCCGGTACACGGGCAACGATTCCTCGCTGATCGAACTCGCGAAACAAAACGCCCTCGCTCTTTCATGCGGGCATTGTTTCATTCTTTTCATGGAGAATGGCTTTCCCGTCAACATCCTCAATACAATCAAGAACATACCAGAGGTGTGCGGCATATTTTGCGCCACTGCAAACCCTGTCGAGGTCATCGTCGCAGAGACGCCTCAGGGAAGAGGCATCCTGGGAGTCATCGACGGTGTGAAAACAAAGGGAATTGAAACAGAGACCGATATCAAGACACGGAAAGAATTCCTGAGAACAATCGGTTACAAGCTCTAA